A genomic region of Streptosporangium lutulentum contains the following coding sequences:
- a CDS encoding APC family permease, whose product MAEASVGGQSGENSVQLGGYRQELKRTLGSFQVFAISFAFISVAVGIFATYDDVLQNAGPIGIWLWVIAAVGQALVALIVAQFAARIPLSGSSYQWASRLANPKIGWGFGWLTFCYLAIAVVAVDNALASQAFMPLIGLEPDEGTARLITLVVLLIQVLIAVGSTRIVSLINASAVGLELVLVVVVAIMLFVAVAITGDGAVGNLTSRGVAENASDYFAIGGGLMLAMLIGLATLVGFDAACSRIVFAMSRDSRFPAHRLMRRVDPRTHTPVPATILIFVIGVVLMVVLPGAALLELITAATILPAIIYGLTVILYLGVRRRLDRRKGAFDLGRFELPVAFGALTWSVVALFMLAVPAGALVPVLIVVGLLLAGGLFFLGLLVFNREALETEPGEVSVFRH is encoded by the coding sequence ATGGCGGAAGCTTCGGTGGGTGGGCAGAGCGGGGAGAACTCCGTCCAGCTCGGGGGCTACCGGCAGGAGCTGAAACGGACGCTGGGTTCCTTTCAGGTGTTCGCGATCTCGTTCGCGTTCATCTCGGTGGCGGTCGGCATCTTCGCGACATACGACGATGTGTTGCAGAACGCGGGGCCGATCGGGATCTGGCTCTGGGTCATCGCGGCGGTAGGACAGGCCCTGGTGGCGTTGATCGTCGCGCAGTTCGCGGCCCGTATCCCGCTCAGCGGCTCCTCCTACCAATGGGCCTCGCGGCTGGCCAACCCGAAGATCGGCTGGGGGTTCGGCTGGCTGACCTTCTGCTACCTGGCGATCGCCGTGGTGGCGGTCGACAACGCGCTTGCCAGCCAGGCGTTCATGCCGCTCATCGGCCTGGAGCCGGACGAGGGCACCGCGCGCCTGATCACGCTCGTGGTACTCCTCATCCAGGTGTTGATCGCGGTGGGCTCGACGCGCATCGTCAGTTTGATCAACGCGAGCGCGGTGGGGCTCGAACTGGTGCTCGTCGTGGTGGTGGCGATCATGCTTTTCGTCGCTGTGGCGATCACGGGCGACGGCGCGGTCGGCAACCTCACCTCGCGCGGTGTCGCCGAGAACGCCTCCGACTATTTCGCCATCGGAGGTGGGCTGATGCTCGCGATGCTCATAGGCCTCGCCACGCTCGTCGGCTTCGACGCCGCGTGCTCGCGGATCGTTTTCGCGATGTCGCGCGACTCGCGTTTCCCCGCCCACCGGCTGATGCGGCGGGTCGATCCGCGCACGCACACGCCGGTCCCGGCGACGATCCTGATCTTCGTCATAGGCGTCGTCCTGATGGTCGTGCTGCCGGGCGCCGCACTGCTGGAGCTGATCACGGCGGCGACGATTCTCCCAGCGATCATCTACGGCTTGACGGTCATCCTCTACCTGGGAGTGCGCAGACGGCTGGATCGCAGGAAGGGCGCGTTCGACCTCGGGCGCTTCGAGCTGCCGGTCGCGTTCGGCGCGCTGACGTGGTCGGTCGTCGCGTTGTTCATGCTGGCGGTGCCGGCGGGGGCGTTGGTCCCCGTCCTGATCGTGGTCGGCCTGCTTCTGGCGGGCGGGCTGTTCTTCCTCGGCCTGCTGGTGTTCAACCGCGAGGCCCTGGAGACCGAGCCTGGAGAAGTGAGCGTCTTCAGGCATTGA
- a CDS encoding RNA polymerase sigma-70 factor, whose product MPLTADDVDRFEASRPRLNAIAYRFLGSAGEAEDAVQETFLRWQAADVDRVEVPEAWLTKVLTNLCLNQLASARARRETYVGQWLPEPLLAGDPMLGPADTAEQRESVSYAVLTLMERLSPNERAVYVLREAFDYPHREIAEILDITEAASQQILHRAKKHVADGKARTEVDEAAARRIVEEFLTAATSGRTEPLVRLLTEDAISIGDGGGKIPARAKAVEGAVAVAKFLRGLFKPGEAKRALAGGAPEVYVWTANGDPAAVAVVDGRVVGVMCLEVTAEGISAVHNQVNPDKLERATAHWAAADHGKPLFHAF is encoded by the coding sequence ATGCCCTTGACCGCGGACGACGTCGACCGGTTCGAGGCATCCAGGCCGCGCCTGAATGCCATCGCCTACCGCTTCCTCGGCTCCGCCGGGGAGGCCGAGGACGCCGTGCAGGAGACGTTCCTGCGCTGGCAGGCCGCCGACGTCGACCGCGTCGAGGTCCCCGAGGCCTGGCTGACGAAGGTCCTCACCAACCTGTGCCTCAACCAGCTCGCCTCCGCGCGGGCGCGCCGCGAGACGTACGTGGGCCAATGGCTTCCCGAGCCGCTGCTCGCCGGGGACCCGATGCTCGGCCCGGCCGACACCGCCGAGCAGCGCGAATCGGTCTCGTACGCGGTCCTCACCCTCATGGAGCGCCTCTCCCCCAACGAACGGGCGGTGTACGTGCTGCGAGAGGCCTTCGACTACCCGCACCGGGAGATCGCCGAGATCCTCGACATCACCGAGGCCGCCAGCCAGCAGATCCTCCACCGTGCCAAGAAGCACGTCGCGGACGGCAAAGCCCGCACCGAGGTCGACGAGGCCGCCGCCCGGCGGATCGTCGAGGAGTTCCTGACGGCCGCCACCAGCGGCCGGACCGAGCCGCTCGTGCGCCTGCTCACCGAGGACGCCATCTCGATCGGTGACGGCGGCGGGAAGATCCCGGCCCGCGCCAAGGCGGTCGAGGGCGCCGTCGCGGTCGCGAAGTTCCTGAGGGGCCTGTTCAAACCCGGCGAGGCCAAGCGCGCCCTGGCCGGCGGCGCGCCCGAGGTCTACGTCTGGACCGCCAACGGCGACCCCGCAGCCGTGGCCGTCGTGGACGGCCGGGTCGTCGGTGTCATGTGCCTGGAGGTCACCGCCGAGGGCATCTCCGCGGTCCACAACCAGGTCAACCCCGACAAGCTCGAACGCGCGACCGCGCACTGGGCGGCCGCCGACCACGGGAAGCCCTTGTTCCACGCCTTCTGA
- a CDS encoding M6 family metalloprotease domain-containing protein: MSHYILHRGERSAPRFGRLLLPLATAALALLTALPAQADGSQPDSVQANAAQQAARKPAAPADCALPGRTGWTDEGHDTDPAQFLRPDGKIRAAMLFVDFPDAPATESTTEDAAQLTPAADWLREASYGDARLSITPINRWMRMPQNANTYGFERGITFEQHELYVGQAVAAADPYVDFGDYDIVYVVPTKAAGAITFSPTYLFDPGTTGVVADGKRVKWAVTFGQDMWRWGFKVLSHETGHIFGLPDLYAFSGETHGYVGGWDVMGLISGASPRYSGWHSWKLGWIDDKEVACLDAAGQSTVKLSPIESKGGGTKLAVVRTGPTTAYVAEARRAEGLDSAACSSGVLIYKVDSAAQTGAGPMRVMDSTPGSTPGNGCLPLDDGAYQPGQSFTDAATGVRIDVLKANGGHTTVRVSRT; encoded by the coding sequence ATGTCACACTATATCCTCCACCGTGGCGAGCGGTCCGCCCCTCGGTTCGGGCGCCTGCTGTTGCCGTTGGCCACGGCCGCGCTGGCGCTGCTCACCGCGCTCCCCGCCCAGGCGGACGGCTCCCAGCCCGACAGCGTCCAGGCGAACGCGGCGCAGCAAGCCGCCCGTAAGCCCGCGGCGCCGGCCGACTGCGCGCTGCCCGGCAGAACCGGGTGGACCGACGAGGGACACGACACCGACCCGGCCCAGTTCCTGCGTCCCGACGGTAAGATCCGCGCGGCCATGCTGTTCGTGGACTTCCCCGACGCGCCGGCCACCGAGTCCACCACCGAGGACGCCGCGCAGCTCACACCCGCCGCGGACTGGCTGCGCGAGGCCTCCTACGGTGACGCGCGACTCAGCATCACGCCGATCAATCGCTGGATGCGCATGCCGCAGAACGCGAACACCTACGGATTCGAGCGCGGCATCACCTTCGAGCAGCACGAGCTCTACGTCGGCCAGGCCGTCGCCGCCGCGGACCCGTACGTGGACTTCGGCGACTACGACATCGTCTACGTGGTCCCCACCAAGGCGGCCGGCGCGATCACGTTCTCGCCCACCTATCTCTTCGACCCCGGCACCACCGGAGTCGTCGCCGACGGTAAGCGCGTCAAGTGGGCCGTGACCTTCGGCCAGGACATGTGGCGGTGGGGCTTCAAGGTGCTCAGCCACGAGACGGGCCACATCTTCGGCCTGCCGGACCTGTACGCCTTCAGCGGTGAGACCCACGGCTACGTCGGAGGCTGGGACGTCATGGGCCTCATCAGCGGGGCCTCGCCCCGTTACTCGGGCTGGCATTCCTGGAAGCTCGGCTGGATCGACGACAAGGAGGTGGCCTGCCTGGACGCCGCGGGACAGAGCACCGTCAAGCTGAGCCCGATCGAGAGCAAGGGCGGCGGCACCAAGCTGGCCGTCGTACGGACCGGGCCCACCACGGCCTACGTCGCCGAGGCCCGGCGCGCCGAGGGTCTTGACTCGGCCGCCTGCTCCTCCGGCGTCCTCATCTACAAGGTCGACTCGGCCGCGCAGACCGGCGCCGGACCGATGCGCGTCATGGACTCCACGCCCGGCTCCACCCCCGGAAACGGGTGCCTGCCGCTCGACGACGGTGCCTACCAGCCCGGGCAGTCCTTCACCGATGCCGCGACCGGCGTCCGCATCGACGTGCTGAAGGCCAACGGCGGCCACACCACCGTACGCGTCAGCCGGACGTAA
- a CDS encoding NAD(P)/FAD-dependent oxidoreductase, translating into MQHRILVLGAGYTGAIVAGRLAKRLRREDVAITLVNAEPDFVERVRLHQLATGQDLRPRPLSEMFAGTGVELRIAKVTGIDADHKTVAVIDADGAEELAYDTLVYALGSGWNTQGVPGTAEHAYEIAGRPGALRLRERLARLDAGQTVVVVGGGLTGLEAATEIAEARPDLDVALAVRGGLGDWLSPKGREHLRNTLGKLGITVHEHAAVTGVEADRVATADGKVIPAVVTVWTTGFAVHPIAKATALEVTGTGQIVVDGTMRSVSHPDVYAVGDAAMAMGPGDKPLRMSCASGTPAAWQAADAIAARLTGGKLPNAPIRYFNQCVSLGRKQGLIQYVTADDRAVGAVLTGRLAAVYKELICKGAAWGVANPTLGLPTRRRHVTRERAAAGSAVKRPA; encoded by the coding sequence ATGCAGCACCGCATCCTCGTCCTCGGAGCCGGATACACCGGAGCCATCGTCGCCGGCCGCCTCGCCAAGCGGCTCCGCCGCGAGGACGTCGCCATCACCCTCGTCAACGCCGAGCCCGACTTCGTCGAACGCGTCCGCCTGCACCAGCTGGCGACCGGCCAGGACCTCAGGCCCCGGCCGCTCAGCGAGATGTTCGCGGGCACCGGCGTCGAACTGAGGATCGCGAAGGTCACCGGCATCGACGCCGACCACAAGACCGTCGCCGTCATCGACGCGGACGGCGCCGAAGAACTCGCCTACGACACGCTCGTCTACGCCCTCGGCAGCGGCTGGAACACCCAGGGCGTCCCCGGGACCGCCGAGCACGCCTATGAGATCGCCGGGCGCCCCGGAGCACTCCGGCTGCGCGAGCGCCTGGCCCGCCTCGACGCCGGACAGACCGTGGTCGTCGTCGGCGGCGGCCTCACCGGCCTGGAGGCCGCGACCGAGATCGCCGAGGCCCGCCCGGACCTCGACGTCGCCCTCGCCGTCCGTGGCGGCCTCGGCGACTGGCTCTCGCCCAAGGGCCGCGAGCACCTGCGGAACACCCTCGGCAAGCTCGGGATCACCGTGCACGAGCACGCCGCCGTCACCGGTGTCGAAGCCGACCGCGTCGCCACCGCCGACGGCAAGGTCATCCCGGCCGTGGTCACCGTGTGGACCACCGGTTTCGCGGTCCACCCGATCGCGAAGGCGACCGCCCTGGAGGTCACCGGCACCGGCCAGATCGTGGTCGACGGGACCATGCGCTCGGTCTCGCACCCGGACGTGTACGCCGTCGGCGACGCGGCCATGGCGATGGGCCCCGGGGACAAGCCGCTGCGGATGTCGTGCGCCTCGGGAACTCCGGCCGCGTGGCAGGCCGCCGACGCGATCGCGGCGCGCCTGACCGGCGGGAAGCTCCCGAACGCGCCGATCCGCTACTTCAACCAGTGCGTCTCGCTGGGCCGTAAGCAGGGCTTGATCCAGTACGTCACCGCCGACGACCGCGCCGTGGGGGCGGTGCTGACCGGACGGCTCGCCGCCGTCTACAAGGAACTGATCTGCAAGGGCGCCGCCTGGGGCGTCGCCAACCCGACGCTCGGACTGCCGACCCGGCGGCGCCACGTCACCCGGGAGCGGGCCGCGGCGGGTTCGGCCGTCAAAAGGCCGGCGTAG
- a CDS encoding LysR family transcriptional regulator, which produces MELEIRHLRVICAIADHGSLTRAATALALTQPGLSAQLGRIEIMLGGRLFDRRHEGVTPTEFGEMVLTRARALLPSVDELLNTTATAARGERGTRRVRLGSVNAPLLGGLITAVEELVHGAQITSRAWRSPLTLVDDVAAGRLEAAVVGDSPGYELGPRTGVVLHPVVTEPVFALLPADHPLAVLDEVSLHRLAEEDWAVPEPNDDRTREYWSSALALTGVQARTPYEAEGRLLIDIVRAGRAVSLCQATFDEMPGIAVRPIAGNPLWYRHILTWHHKSPVAPFGDAIAQRVTDQYTANCRLSPVYARWRERHHRTAITE; this is translated from the coding sequence ATGGAGCTGGAGATCCGCCACCTGCGGGTGATCTGCGCAATCGCCGACCATGGCAGCCTGACGCGTGCCGCCACCGCACTGGCGCTGACCCAGCCTGGCCTCAGCGCCCAGCTCGGACGCATCGAGATCATGCTCGGCGGCAGGCTTTTCGACCGCCGCCACGAGGGTGTGACCCCCACCGAATTCGGCGAAATGGTGCTCACCCGCGCCCGAGCCCTCCTGCCGAGCGTCGACGAGTTACTGAACACCACCGCCACGGCGGCCCGCGGCGAACGAGGGACTCGCCGCGTCCGGCTCGGCTCGGTCAACGCGCCGCTGCTCGGCGGGCTCATCACCGCCGTGGAGGAGCTGGTCCACGGAGCCCAGATCACCTCACGCGCGTGGCGCTCGCCGCTGACCTTGGTGGACGACGTAGCCGCCGGCCGGCTGGAGGCCGCCGTCGTCGGCGACAGCCCCGGCTACGAACTGGGCCCGCGGACCGGTGTCGTCCTCCACCCCGTCGTCACCGAACCGGTCTTCGCCCTGCTCCCCGCCGACCACCCGCTGGCCGTCCTCGACGAGGTGAGCCTCCACCGACTGGCCGAAGAGGACTGGGCCGTACCGGAGCCCAACGACGACAGGACCAGGGAGTACTGGAGCTCGGCCCTCGCCCTGACAGGCGTCCAGGCCAGGACTCCCTACGAAGCCGAAGGCCGCCTGCTCATCGACATCGTCCGCGCGGGGCGCGCGGTCAGCCTCTGCCAGGCCACCTTCGACGAGATGCCCGGCATCGCCGTCCGCCCCATCGCCGGCAACCCTCTCTGGTACCGGCACATCCTGACCTGGCACCACAAGAGCCCCGTCGCCCCCTTCGGCGACGCCATCGCCCAGCGGGTCACCGACCAGTACACCGCGAACTGCCGGCTCAGCCCCGTCTACGCGAGATGGCGCGAACGGCACCACCGCACCGCGATCACCGAGTGA